A portion of the Streptomyces sp. NBC_00376 genome contains these proteins:
- a CDS encoding amidohydrolase family protein → MPTRREALATSAALSGGALLSAAPPAAAFPRTAPDRTTAASGQHPGSSTIALTHATILGAGADRTVLVRDGRIIRTGRSAEVAIPSGATTYDLTGKYIVMGGLIESHVHNQGPETVLPPLFPLNGVTAVREMWGGPLHHEWRGKVRAGKLLGPRWVIASSIIDGRPSLWANDTGDRVVEVTDAPSARQAVREAKASGADFVKVYSRLTPEAYEAIADESRRQGLRHAGHCPDTLPVARASDSGQQSIEHLHALLLATSAREDEIRRAMARIRIDPALGTSFERYASWFRQVHAVEWEAMRTYDIGRTRALFDRLAANGTRVVPTLTVHHSLERTDQLPTESPEFAYLPGWMTESWPAIWSSLTAGRTAQDTSRIHQIYEHRLRLVAELHRAGVQLIAGTDTGTGYAVPGFSLHHELELLAEVGLPTRDVLQAATSAPARMLGLPDDRADLLVLDADPRTDIRHTQRIHSVLVDGRYLDRAERLRLLADVARAAASEPPATGTATPHICVH, encoded by the coding sequence ATGCCCACTCGACGCGAAGCCCTCGCCACCTCGGCCGCCCTCTCCGGCGGCGCCCTCCTGTCCGCCGCACCGCCCGCGGCGGCCTTCCCCCGCACGGCTCCGGACCGTACGACGGCCGCATCCGGTCAGCACCCCGGCAGCAGCACCATCGCCCTCACCCACGCCACGATCCTGGGCGCGGGCGCCGACCGCACCGTTCTCGTACGCGACGGCCGCATCATCCGTACGGGCCGCTCGGCCGAGGTCGCGATTCCGAGCGGGGCGACGACGTACGACCTGACCGGCAAGTACATCGTCATGGGCGGCCTCATCGAGTCCCACGTCCACAACCAAGGGCCCGAGACCGTGCTGCCGCCCCTCTTCCCGCTCAACGGCGTGACCGCAGTGCGCGAGATGTGGGGCGGGCCCCTCCACCACGAGTGGCGCGGCAAGGTCCGTGCGGGCAAACTCCTCGGCCCGCGCTGGGTGATCGCCAGCTCGATCATCGACGGGCGGCCCTCGTTGTGGGCCAATGACACCGGCGATCGCGTCGTCGAGGTCACCGACGCCCCGTCCGCGCGACAGGCGGTGCGCGAGGCGAAAGCGAGCGGCGCCGACTTCGTCAAGGTGTACTCGCGGCTGACACCGGAGGCGTACGAGGCGATCGCCGACGAGTCCCGCAGGCAGGGCCTGCGTCACGCGGGCCACTGCCCCGACACCCTTCCCGTCGCCCGAGCGAGCGACAGCGGGCAGCAGTCCATCGAGCACCTGCACGCCCTCCTCCTCGCCACCTCGGCCCGCGAGGACGAAATCAGGCGGGCCATGGCGAGGATCCGTATCGACCCCGCCCTCGGCACCAGCTTCGAGCGTTACGCGAGCTGGTTCCGGCAGGTGCACGCGGTGGAGTGGGAGGCGATGCGGACGTACGACATCGGCCGCACCCGTGCCCTCTTCGACCGGCTCGCCGCCAATGGCACCCGCGTCGTACCGACCCTCACCGTCCACCACTCGCTGGAGCGCACCGATCAATTGCCCACCGAGTCACCGGAGTTCGCCTACCTGCCCGGCTGGATGACCGAATCCTGGCCCGCCATCTGGTCCTCCCTCACCGCAGGCCGCACCGCGCAGGACACCTCCCGTATCCACCAGATCTACGAACACCGGCTGCGCCTCGTCGCGGAACTCCACCGGGCCGGTGTGCAGTTGATCGCGGGTACTGACACCGGTACCGGCTACGCGGTTCCCGGCTTCTCCCTGCACCACGAGTTGGAACTGCTCGCCGAGGTGGGGCTGCCCACGCGGGACGTGCTCCAGGCAGCGACCAGCGCACCCGCCCGGATGCTCGGACTGCCGGACGACCGAGCAGACCTGCTGGTCCTGGACGCGGACCCGCGCACCGACATCCGGCACACGCAGCGGATCCACTCCGTCCTGGTCGACGGCCGGTACCTGGACCGCGCGGAGCGCCTGCGCCTGCTGGCCGATGTGGCGCGCGCCGCCGCGAGCGAGCCACCGGCGACGGGCACCGCGACGCCCCACATCTGCGTCCACTGA
- a CDS encoding 2-phosphosulfolactate phosphatase: protein MDHHFVGIPDLTGVPRVAVVIDVMRTVAAWAFSRGVERIVLASTEIEALALKESHPGWVALKDGAPAAGFDAVNSPGLLRSRDFAGRTMVQKTTAGTVGALAVADAPLVLCASFVVAGPTARFLRAGDPGPVTFVVTGEEGRADEDLACAEYISRSMAGDDVEAAPYLDRARTSRAAADLASGLRSGNHPDDVDLCLEIGRFPFAMVARQEESLMVLRPVAVPGIPSSPPTY, encoded by the coding sequence ATGGATCATCACTTCGTAGGCATACCGGATTTGACCGGCGTTCCCCGTGTCGCTGTCGTCATCGACGTCATGCGCACCGTGGCCGCGTGGGCCTTCTCGCGTGGCGTCGAGAGGATCGTGCTGGCCTCGACCGAGATCGAGGCCCTTGCCCTGAAGGAGAGCCATCCGGGGTGGGTGGCCTTGAAGGACGGTGCGCCGGCAGCGGGCTTCGATGCGGTGAACTCACCCGGCCTGCTCAGGTCACGCGATTTCGCGGGCCGCACGATGGTGCAGAAGACGACGGCAGGGACCGTGGGCGCGCTGGCCGTCGCCGACGCACCGCTGGTCCTGTGCGCGAGCTTCGTGGTGGCCGGCCCGACCGCGCGGTTCCTGCGGGCCGGGGATCCCGGCCCAGTGACGTTCGTCGTCACCGGCGAGGAAGGCCGGGCCGACGAGGACCTGGCCTGCGCCGAGTACATCAGTCGTTCCATGGCCGGAGACGATGTCGAGGCGGCCCCGTATCTCGACCGTGCGAGGACTTCCCGAGCCGCAGCCGATCTTGCCAGTGGGCTGCGGAGCGGAAACCACCCGGACGATGTCGACCTCTGCCTGGAGATCGGCAGATTCCCCTTCGCGATGGTGGCTCGCCAGGAAGAGTCTCTGATGGTGCTCCGTCCTGTTGCGGTGCCTGGCATCCCGTCCAGCCCGCCGACCTACTGA
- a CDS encoding RidA family protein, whose product MTVQHFTPEGMLQPAPYHNVAVGTGTKHIHVSGQVARRADGTPVAPGDLAGQVAQALRNTSVGLAGAGVSFADVLRLTFYVTRWSPEKIGEFMAGVEAVADETGLRLPMPPASLIGVEYLFKPDVLVEVEATALLD is encoded by the coding sequence ATGACTGTTCAGCACTTCACGCCGGAAGGCATGCTGCAACCGGCCCCGTACCACAACGTGGCCGTGGGCACCGGAACGAAGCACATCCACGTCAGCGGACAGGTCGCACGCCGGGCCGACGGCACTCCGGTTGCGCCCGGCGATCTGGCCGGGCAGGTCGCCCAGGCGCTGCGCAACACCTCCGTCGGGCTGGCGGGCGCGGGCGTGTCGTTCGCGGACGTGCTGCGCCTGACGTTCTACGTGACCCGGTGGAGCCCGGAGAAGATCGGCGAGTTCATGGCCGGTGTGGAGGCCGTCGCCGACGAGACCGGGCTCCGGCTCCCCATGCCGCCGGCCTCCCTCATCGGAGTCGAGTACCTCTTCAAGCCGGACGTACTCGTCGAGGTCGAAGCGACCGCGTTGCTCGACTGA